The genomic region CATGAGGCGGACGCCGATGATGAGCCACCGACGTGCACCACGAAATCTGCCACCGCCTGCTTAGTTGCCTGAGACATTGCCATAAAGGATCAAGACCCGGAGCTGGTGTCCGGCAGCGTACTGAGGGCATCCTGCGCCAGAGATACAAAACGTGATATGAGAGGATGTCCGCCGTGTTGCGGATAGACCAGGTTGAGGGGTACGCGCGGCGCGTCCGGAATGGAGAGGAACGAGACGGAGGAGTGGATGTGCTGCCGTCCGACGAACTCCGGCACCACGCCTACCCCCTTGTTCGAGGCGACGGCTTCCAGCCATTCGTCAAAGTTGCGACAGACGATTGAGACGCTGGGCTGGCGGTCCGTCGGCCAGTCACTCAAGTTGGTCGTCCCGCTCACCTCGTTCAGAACGAGGCGCTGGTCAGCCAGGTCCAGCCAGCGGATCTCCTCCCATTCCGAGAGTTCGGATCGTACGGAGACCGCTGCGATTCTTCGTTCGTGCAGCAGTGTGACAACTTTCAGGCCGGGGGCTTCTTCTACGTGGCCCCGCAGGATCGCCAGGTCGACCTCGCCGCGGTCCAGCCCCGCTAGCGTGGCGTCGTGCCGGTATACGTGTACCGATATGCCGGTCTCCTCCTCGAAACCCGCGATAGCCTCCTGCGGCCACCCGGTGGGAAACCCCCAGGCGAAACCCACACGGAATGCTTCGTCCCCTGCCTCGGGGCGCAGCGCTGCCTCCAGCCGTGGTAAGAGGGAGCTGAGTTGGTCGTAAAGGTTCTCGCCCGCTGGCGTGAGTGCCATCTGGCGTGTCGTCCGTTCAAGCAGACGCCGACCGAGCATTTCCTCTAGACGTTGGATGTTGCGGCTGAGTGTGGGCTGGGACACGTTCATCCGCTTGGCAGCTCGGGTGAAGTGCTTCTCCTCCGCCAAGGCCAAGAACCCACGCAGGTGATGCAGCTCAATACTCATGGACAGCAGCATATGCAGGGCCGCGAAGACGTCCATGGCGCCTTCGGGCGGCTCCCAGGCTCGCGATGTCGAACGCACCTGAGCCTTCTCTCCCCCAGAATCTCTGGAGCTGCTTCCTGGGGCTCACGTACTTCGGCCGGCTCCGCGCCAATCATCGCAGGGTTGATGAGGTTCAAAACGGTCGCGAGACCGTATGGTTCGGGCGCTGGCCTGGGGATTCGTCAGCCTGCTGAGCCCTCCGTGAGCCACCGTGGACAACCGGCATCTCGGCGGGTGTCCCGGGGCGCTCCCCCGGGACACTGCTTGACGTGCCGCTCGCCCTGATGAGTGGCACGCCTTGTCGCATACGGATGTCAGTCCCGGTACTCCTCGTCCGTCACGGGTTCCTTCCATTCGGTGGGACCGTCCGTAACGGCGATGTGTGTCATAAACGTGCCCGGAGCCGCTCCGTGCCAGTGCTCCTCCCCGGGGTGGGTGATCACTGTGTCGCCGGCCTTGATCTCAAGGCGCTCGCCGTCCCGGGACTG from Streptomyces sp. NBC_01267 harbors:
- a CDS encoding LysR family transcriptional regulator produces the protein MSIELHHLRGFLALAEEKHFTRAAKRMNVSQPTLSRNIQRLEEMLGRRLLERTTRQMALTPAGENLYDQLSSLLPRLEAALRPEAGDEAFRVGFAWGFPTGWPQEAIAGFEEETGISVHVYRHDATLAGLDRGEVDLAILRGHVEEAPGLKVVTLLHERRIAAVSVRSELSEWEEIRWLDLADQRLVLNEVSGTTNLSDWPTDRQPSVSIVCRNFDEWLEAVASNKGVGVVPEFVGRQHIHSSVSFLSIPDAPRVPLNLVYPQHGGHPLISRFVSLAQDALSTLPDTSSGS